Proteins encoded by one window of Cloeon dipterum chromosome 2, ieCloDipt1.1, whole genome shotgun sequence:
- the LOC135936793 gene encoding superoxide dismutase [Cu-Zn]-like, whose translation MQSRVVTFATLAAALLAIAAAQERRAIALLTVPGQGLALSGNVSFVQTRPGEPVQVQGQISGLRPNRNFGFHIHEKGDISTKGCTSTGGHFNPQKRQHGAPTDKERHVGDLGNIRSDDGGVATISMLDPVLSLEGENNVLGRGVVLHEGEDDLGKGTGDDEKGSKATGNAGGRIACGVIGIQHPVEPWSSSATQVALSGVALTLLSAMMLL comes from the exons GCTCGCCATCGCCGCAGCTCAG gaGCGACGGGCGATCGCCCTGTTGACGGTGCCGGGTCAGGGTTTGGCGTTGAGCGGCAACGTGTCGTTCGTGCAGACGCGTCCTGGCGAGCCGGTGCAGGTCCAGGGCCAGATCAGCGGCCTCAGGCCCAACAGAAACTTCGGCTTCCACATCCACGAGAAGGGCGACATCAGCACCAAGGGCTGCACCAGCACCGGCGGACACTTCAACCCccaaaag CGTCAGCATGGCGCGCCGACGGACAAGGAGCGCCACGTGGGCGATCTGGGCAACATCCGCTCCGACGACGGGGGCGTGGCCACGATCAGCATGCTGGACCCGGTTCTGTCGCTCGAAGGCGAAAACAACGTGCTCGGCCGCGGCGTGGTTCTGCACGAAGGAGAGGACGACCTGGGCAAGGGCACCGGCGACGACGAGAAGGGCAGCAAGGCCACCGGAAACGCCGGCGGACGCATCGCCTGCGGCGTCATCGGAATCCA ACACCCTGTGGAGCCGTGGAGTAGTTCTGCGACCCAGGTGGCGCTGTCGGGCGTCGCCCTGACGCTGCTCTCCGCCATGATGCTTTTGTAA